From the Burkholderia sp. WP9 genome, the window TCCACTGTGGCCTTCAGATAGCCGATTTTGCTGCCGCAGTCAAAGCGTGTGCCGCGATACTTGTATGCCAGCACCTGCTCATCGGCGAGCAGCGACTCGATTGCATCTGTCAACTGGAGTTCGCCACCGGCTCCCGGCTTGATTGCGCGCAGATGTTTGAAAATGCGCGGCTTCAATACATATCGGCCCACAACCCCGAGGTTTGAAGGAGCCACGCTCGGCTCAGGCTTTTCAACAATGCCCGACATCTTGATGATCGACTTTTCCCATTCCTTGCCATCGACGATTCCGTAGGACTTGGTATCCTGCGCCGGGATTTCCTCAACGCCAATCACCGAGCTATGGTAGTGATCGAACACCTCGATCATTTGCGTCAACACTGGGGGACTGCCGTATAGCAGGTCGTCCGCGAGAATCACCGCGAACGGGCTATCGCCAACCAGCTTCTCCGCGCACAGCACCGCGTGCCCGAGGCCGAGAGCCTCCGGTTGGCGTACGTAAAAACAATCGACATGGCTGGGCTTGATGCTGCGTACCAACTGCAGCAGCTTGTCCTTGCCGCGCGCTTCCAGTTCCGCCTCCACCTCATACGACTTGTCGAAATGGTCTTCGATCGCGCGCTTGCTGCGACCCGTCACGAAAATCATTTCAGTGATGCCGGCGGCCATGGCCTCCTCGACGGCATATTGAATGAGAGGTTTATCGACAATCGGCAGCATCTCCTTTGGGCTCGCCTTCGTGGCAGGGAGAAATCGTGTGCCAAGACCCGCTACCGGAAATACTGCCTTCGTAACTTTTAGCATGAGGGACTCCGAGTGTCATTAATATGGCCAAATCGCACGTGCTTGATCCCGACCCCACGGATAGGCACGCAAGGCGAGGCGCGTTCAACGGAATACGCCGAGGCAAAATGCGCTAAGGTCAACGCGTGAAGCCGGGACCGGCGGTTCGGCGGATGTTGCCGCTCACGCGGGTCGAAAAAAAGAAGCGGGAGCATAAGGCTGAAATGGGTCACGTAGCCGCGCATGGCGCAAGCGATTCGAATTTTGGCCGAACCGGCCCTGCTCAATGTATTTTCTCTCGATCAGTTCGCCATCGCGCCGGTCTTTCGTTTGGCTCTCGACCGTTAATACAGCTTGAATTCAGCGATTTTCTCCAGCAATTAGTAAGCCCTCGCACATCGCTTTAACATAAGCCAATTTGCCGAGCCTCGCTGTGCGCGGGCAATGAATATCGCCGAACTATCACGGCGCAAATTATTCACAACGAACACTGATCTTTTTGTCAGCAATCTGATTCGCGTCACTTTAACCAGAAAAGTGGAGGCATAACGAAAACCACGGGAATTTCCAAAAACAAACAATTTGAATTACTTCCACCATGGTCAATCAATGAAGGCGGCGTGAAGATGAGCGCGATTCCGCGATCAAACCCGCGTGCGCATACGATACTCCGTGGGCGTTGTCGTTAGATGCTTGCGAAAGAGTTTCGCTAGCCGGCCGCCGCATCCAATGCCGCAATGGCGCGCCACCTTGTCGACTGGCAAATCAGTTTCGACAAGCAGGCGACAACTCATATCAAGCCGCACGTACAGCAAGTAATCGGACGGTGTCACACCCATTTCAATCTTGAAGCGCCTGAGAAAATTACGCTCGCTCATGCCCGCGATCTGCGCTGCCTCGTCGATCGAAATATGGCGTTGCCCGTTCGTTTCCAGCCATTTTGCCGATGCCTTGATCTTTTCGCTCACGCCAATCGAAGCACTCTTGCGCACAATCGCCGTAAA encodes:
- the galU gene encoding UTP--glucose-1-phosphate uridylyltransferase GalU, giving the protein MLKVTKAVFPVAGLGTRFLPATKASPKEMLPIVDKPLIQYAVEEAMAAGITEMIFVTGRSKRAIEDHFDKSYEVEAELEARGKDKLLQLVRSIKPSHVDCFYVRQPEALGLGHAVLCAEKLVGDSPFAVILADDLLYGSPPVLTQMIEVFDHYHSSVIGVEEIPAQDTKSYGIVDGKEWEKSIIKMSGIVEKPEPSVAPSNLGVVGRYVLKPRIFKHLRAIKPGAGGELQLTDAIESLLADEQVLAYKYRGTRFDCGSKIGYLKATVEFAMRHPEVGAEFREYLDEYLSLSPL